In Chengkuizengella sediminis, a single window of DNA contains:
- a CDS encoding ATP F0F1 synthase subunit C (produces ATP from ADP in the presence of a proton gradient across the membrane; subunit C is part of the membrane proton channel F0): MSFSKFCCCAIGAGIAMLALIGIGIGIGQAGAFAVEGIARQPEAADAINETLIFRVILPELFLALLAFTVSILIIFLCVIKRKETPHC, translated from the coding sequence ATGTCATTTTCTAAATTTTGTTGTTGTGCTATAGGTGCAGGAATCGCTATGTTAGCGTTGATCGGTATTGGAATCGGAATTGGCCAAGCGGGTGCATTTGCAGTAGAAGGAATCGCACGACAGCCCGAAGCAGCTGATGCGATTAATGAAACTTTAATTTTTCGTGTAATACTGCCTGAATTATTTCTTGCCTTACTCGCTTTTACTGTTTCCATACTAATTATCTTTCTATGTGTAATAAAAAGAAAGGAAACACCCCATTGTTAA
- a CDS encoding aspartate aminotransferase family protein, with protein sequence MLLEKTKFNLLSEKTKQSAELFEQAKKVIPGGVTANIKYIAPHPIFMEKGKGSKLYDVDNNEYIDYLLCYGALILGHGHPYVFESAMKQMKEAGTTIFGTPHRLESVMAEKLISLYPGIEMVRYSNSGLEATLLAIRTAMAYTGKPKLAKFEGHYHGGYDQVLLSVNPEDDQAGNAEFPNPVPESRGIPDYYVENTIILPFNDLASTEKILRTKAHEISSIIMEPIQGGFIPADQEFMAGLKVLTEELGILLIFDEVKTGFRLSLGGAQKNYAIKPDITALGKVLGGGFPVGAIGGKKEIMLISAPDGGRDILTAGAENKNKQDALFHSGTYNGHPTILASGLATIEVLESEGTMETLFSNTQLLRVQLEDVYKQYDIPMKTVGEGSIFNIILTENNIKNYRDMNKADTTLRKKLDYELLKLGIYTKPLNRYSMSVVHTEEDIARTVEAHKNAIQIVKQV encoded by the coding sequence CTGCTGTTGGAAAAAACAAAATTTAACCTATTATCAGAAAAGACAAAACAATCTGCTGAATTATTTGAACAAGCGAAAAAGGTGATACCAGGTGGTGTTACAGCTAATATCAAGTATATTGCACCCCACCCCATCTTCATGGAAAAAGGTAAGGGTAGTAAACTTTATGATGTCGACAATAATGAGTATATCGACTATCTTTTATGTTACGGCGCATTAATCCTAGGTCATGGTCATCCTTATGTATTTGAATCAGCAATGAAACAAATGAAAGAAGCCGGCACGACTATTTTTGGAACACCTCACCGTTTAGAATCAGTTATGGCTGAAAAATTAATTTCACTTTATCCAGGTATTGAAATGGTCAGATATTCAAACTCCGGCTTGGAAGCTACGTTGCTTGCGATCAGAACAGCAATGGCTTATACAGGAAAACCGAAACTTGCTAAATTTGAAGGACATTATCATGGCGGATACGATCAAGTACTGTTGAGTGTTAACCCCGAGGATGATCAAGCAGGCAATGCGGAATTTCCAAATCCCGTGCCTGAGTCTCGCGGAATTCCTGACTATTATGTGGAGAATACGATCATACTTCCATTCAATGATTTAGCATCAACAGAGAAGATTTTAAGAACAAAAGCGCATGAAATTTCTTCTATCATTATGGAGCCAATTCAAGGCGGGTTTATTCCTGCAGATCAAGAATTTATGGCAGGGCTCAAAGTGTTAACAGAAGAGCTTGGCATCCTGCTCATCTTTGATGAAGTCAAAACGGGTTTTAGATTATCCCTTGGTGGCGCACAAAAAAATTACGCCATTAAACCTGATATCACAGCTCTTGGAAAAGTACTTGGAGGTGGGTTCCCAGTAGGTGCAATCGGTGGAAAAAAAGAGATTATGCTCATCAGTGCACCTGATGGAGGGAGAGATATTCTAACGGCTGGCGCTGAAAATAAAAACAAACAGGATGCTTTGTTTCACAGCGGAACATACAACGGTCATCCGACAATCCTTGCGTCAGGCCTTGCAACAATTGAGGTGCTTGAGAGTGAAGGTACTATGGAAACATTATTCTCTAATACTCAATTACTGAGGGTTCAGCTTGAGGATGTATATAAACAATACGATATACCTATGAAAACGGTAGGAGAAGGCAGTATTTTCAATATCATTCTTACAGAAAACAACATTAAAAACTATCGCGATATGAATAAAGCAGATACCACCTTAAGAAAAAAGCTAGATTACGAATTACTGAAACTTGGAATTTATACGAAACCACTTAATCGCTACTCCATGTCAGTCGTTCATACAGAGGAAGACATTGCTCGTACAGTAGAAGCGCATAAAAATGCAATTCAAATTGTTAAGCAGGTGTGA
- a CDS encoding MurR/RpiR family transcriptional regulator, whose protein sequence is MDINVYKVISEKMSSMSKSQLKVAQFILKNPNHVPFHNVGELARLANVSDATIVRFATFLGFSGYPEFQRHIQTSVQQQLSTAERLKLSNKLYGENDQEISQIFKEDIGNIQLTMENLDAKSFHQAVEYLLKAKKVYIVANRSAAALGMFMHYYLNMILDHVEILESMKENADRLYDLQNDDLVVGISYSRYTKNTVDVFSYAKEKGSMTIALTDNLLSPLIQHADVSLTSTSQMPTFIDSFVAPLSLINALIIYTGKEKKDGFDQKLNSLEDVWDRFNVFYKD, encoded by the coding sequence ATGGATATTAATGTGTATAAGGTCATCTCAGAGAAAATGTCATCAATGAGCAAATCACAATTAAAAGTTGCACAGTTCATTTTGAAAAATCCAAATCATGTTCCTTTTCATAACGTAGGGGAATTGGCAAGATTGGCGAATGTCAGTGATGCAACCATTGTTCGATTTGCAACTTTTCTTGGTTTTTCAGGTTATCCTGAATTTCAACGTCATATTCAAACTTCTGTGCAACAACAACTATCAACCGCTGAGAGACTCAAGCTGTCTAACAAGTTGTACGGAGAAAATGATCAAGAAATTTCTCAAATCTTTAAGGAGGATATTGGGAATATTCAATTGACCATGGAAAATTTAGATGCCAAAAGCTTTCATCAAGCAGTCGAGTATTTATTGAAAGCTAAAAAAGTGTATATTGTGGCGAACAGAAGTGCAGCGGCATTAGGAATGTTTATGCATTATTATTTGAATATGATTCTTGATCATGTTGAAATACTTGAATCTATGAAAGAAAATGCAGACCGATTATATGATTTGCAAAATGACGATTTAGTTGTTGGTATTAGTTATTCTCGTTACACCAAAAACACAGTTGATGTTTTTTCTTACGCAAAAGAAAAGGGTTCTATGACCATCGCTTTAACAGATAATCTCTTATCACCACTAATTCAACATGCAGACGTTTCATTAACATCAACAAGTCAAATGCCAACATTTATAGATTCTTTTGTTGCACCATTAAGTTTAATAAATGCTTTAATTATCTATACAGGAAAAGAAAAAAAAGATGGTTTTGATCAAAAATTAAATTCTTTAGAAGATGTTTGGGATAGATTTAACGTATTTTATAAAGATTAA
- a CDS encoding HAD family acid phosphatase — MKGNDKVKKYLFLLILPVILILPTNNLVDASGSSSKLYYDLSVDVFTSPQPEGFDDFFNEFFISTHTPHHNGYDKIYNITESQIIEGKFQYGDIRKDLEGEWISIYLWSFSDEEPAWSQMGRKETDSDGRISFTIPEDQKLGDGLHLIRLHVEGDATFANMFIKVIDQDQKFVVFDIDGTLTTDDFESVKEYADEFFSETYRAEMYTGANDVVDYYVEQGYNIIYLTARPYWLSEVSQRWLIENGFPHGILHTYPEASFTDDSAGYKEGYLSNVLNSGGMIDDAYGNALTDIEAYLNVGLNRDRIFIIGENAGIEGTTPVNNYPDHLMTLIGN, encoded by the coding sequence TTGAAAGGAAATGATAAAGTGAAAAAATATCTTTTTTTATTGATCCTGCCAGTTATACTTATTCTCCCAACTAACAATTTAGTGGATGCTTCAGGGAGTTCTAGTAAGTTGTATTATGATCTGTCAGTAGATGTATTTACTAGCCCACAACCCGAAGGTTTTGACGATTTTTTTAATGAATTCTTCATATCAACTCATACTCCACATCATAATGGTTATGACAAAATCTATAATATTACTGAATCACAGATAATCGAAGGGAAATTTCAATATGGAGATATTAGGAAAGACCTTGAAGGTGAATGGATTTCAATATATTTGTGGTCATTTTCAGATGAAGAACCTGCTTGGTCACAGATGGGTAGGAAAGAAACTGACTCAGATGGTCGAATATCATTTACTATCCCTGAAGATCAGAAACTAGGAGATGGATTACACCTAATTAGATTGCATGTTGAAGGTGATGCAACTTTTGCAAATATGTTTATTAAAGTAATTGATCAAGATCAAAAGTTTGTTGTTTTTGATATTGATGGTACATTGACAACTGATGATTTCGAATCTGTAAAAGAATATGCTGATGAATTTTTTTCAGAGACATATCGTGCAGAAATGTATACAGGTGCTAATGACGTTGTAGATTATTATGTTGAGCAAGGATACAATATAATCTATCTGACAGCAAGACCATATTGGTTATCTGAAGTTTCACAAAGATGGCTAATTGAAAATGGTTTTCCACATGGGATATTACATACGTATCCGGAGGCATCTTTTACTGATGATTCAGCAGGGTATAAAGAAGGCTATTTATCAAATGTATTGAATAGTGGAGGGATGATAGATGATGCTTATGGAAATGCTCTGACGGATATAGAAGCATATTTAAACGTTGGATTGAACAGGGATCGGATATTTATAATTGGAGAAAATGCAGGCATTGAGGGAACTACACCCGTAAATAATTATCCAGATCATCTAATGACTCTAATAGGGAATTAA
- a CDS encoding phosphatidylinositol-specific phospholipase C domain-containing protein → MNMAKKSLNFIIIFTLLFASVWMNSSFVLSAESNENWMEQVNSNTPEFGNRTLREVILPGTHDSGTSTMDDASDPRDPGPDFWNLKDIFENGAAHAGKSIVADWSQTQGLTIEEQLNEGIRYFDLRVAPNVWQPVFDDYQIQETNLRTLHGLYGESVDEIIADTKRFLNENEKEIVILDFLHFYEMTETSYNHLNNLLQNTFGDLLIPPSYGVNVTLDQLWNENKRVIVLYGSDHQRYTDTIDIRNIYADDFMSWIWDHRLNIQSDWANTTDVNVLKQKLDQSINSADLNKFFVLQGVLTPDDDLIIDAVLGGLDPFSAIGVDSLHDLARSANNEVPRWVLNDWANEPLNIIMLDWFHESDIVNIIKSMNEGSEYEGPVEQLTLIASITSNGGPQSGQKHRSSNNFSTVNIPSGTEKLYWEIVNNSNADTISFRVKEDVAIWTDPIIFNSLKNGSYTNVIKNDSIYIADPSGTGGNSFTVNVYAVK, encoded by the coding sequence ATGAATATGGCAAAAAAATCATTAAATTTTATTATTATTTTTACATTATTATTTGCATCAGTTTGGATGAATAGTAGTTTTGTTCTGTCTGCTGAAAGCAATGAGAATTGGATGGAGCAAGTGAACTCAAATACCCCTGAATTTGGTAATCGTACATTACGAGAGGTTATTTTACCAGGTACTCATGACTCTGGTACATCAACGATGGATGATGCAAGTGACCCTAGAGACCCAGGTCCAGATTTTTGGAATCTTAAAGATATATTTGAAAATGGAGCTGCACACGCAGGAAAATCAATTGTTGCTGATTGGTCACAGACACAAGGTTTAACCATTGAAGAACAGTTAAATGAAGGAATTCGTTATTTTGATTTACGCGTAGCACCAAATGTATGGCAGCCGGTTTTTGACGACTATCAAATTCAAGAAACGAATTTACGTACTCTTCACGGTTTATATGGGGAGTCAGTGGATGAAATCATCGCTGATACGAAAAGGTTTTTGAATGAAAACGAAAAGGAAATTGTTATTTTGGATTTTCTACATTTTTATGAAATGACTGAAACGAGCTATAATCATCTCAATAATTTACTCCAAAATACTTTTGGTGATTTATTAATTCCACCATCATATGGAGTTAATGTTACACTTGATCAGCTTTGGAATGAAAATAAGAGAGTTATCGTGTTATATGGCAGTGATCACCAGCGTTATACTGACACAATAGATATAAGAAATATTTATGCAGATGACTTTATGAGTTGGATTTGGGATCACAGATTGAACATACAATCGGATTGGGCAAATACAACTGATGTAAATGTATTAAAACAAAAGCTTGATCAAAGTATAAACTCAGCAGATCTAAACAAGTTTTTTGTTCTTCAAGGGGTATTAACACCTGATGATGATTTAATCATAGATGCTGTACTTGGAGGTTTAGATCCGTTTTCTGCGATAGGTGTTGATTCATTACATGATTTAGCTAGATCAGCAAACAATGAAGTTCCAAGATGGGTGCTAAATGATTGGGCTAATGAACCATTAAATATTATTATGCTAGATTGGTTTCATGAATCTGATATCGTTAATATCATTAAAAGTATGAACGAAGGAAGTGAGTATGAAGGACCAGTAGAACAACTTACTCTAATTGCTTCAATTACATCAAATGGTGGACCTCAGTCAGGTCAGAAACACCGTTCAAGCAATAACTTTTCTACAGTAAACATTCCTTCAGGTACTGAAAAATTATATTGGGAAATTGTTAATAACTCCAATGCAGATACTATCAGTTTTAGAGTGAAAGAGGATGTTGCGATATGGACTGATCCAATTATTTTTAACTCATTAAAAAATGGTTCATACACTAATGTCATAAAGAATGACTCCATATATATAGCAGACCCATCAGGTACAGGTGGGAATTCATTTACCGTTAACGTTTATGCTGTTAAATAA
- a CDS encoding stalk domain-containing protein, which produces MKKRTIISILFILSFIFSATALAAEVSKTEVWIDGEQIQFEQEPFIKNGTILVPFRVLFSELGLNVKWDQETKTVTGENDGLTVELTLNNNQVTVNGETIELLVPPQLVNNHTFVPLKFVGESTGASVQWNGETNAISIDSPDSQGNEQSESATDSDYVATVNGEKVDKDKLFDLMLQQLGEETTDALIQQLIVQTLVSQELAKEGLSVTNEELANRVVKEIEQFKTSFGSEEEFEAYLLQYGMSMEDYQEFVEEMIPFQLQVEKLFESKINITDEEIATYYEENLSFYTEEEQVKASHILVETKEEAEAIMQQINDGANFAELAIEHSTDPGSGANGGDLGFFGRGMMVPEFEEAAFNLSFDEVSEIVQSQFGFHIIKVTDKKEANTPTLEEKQEEIKEELMKVEISKQYQLWIEEARTGSEIEVLIN; this is translated from the coding sequence TTGAAAAAAAGAACCATAATTTCGATCTTGTTTATTTTATCTTTTATATTTTCTGCAACTGCATTAGCAGCAGAAGTATCAAAGACAGAAGTCTGGATTGACGGAGAGCAAATACAATTTGAACAAGAGCCATTTATAAAAAATGGGACTATACTTGTTCCTTTTAGGGTTTTGTTTAGTGAATTGGGTTTAAATGTAAAGTGGGATCAAGAAACAAAAACAGTCACTGGGGAAAATGACGGTTTAACCGTTGAATTGACACTGAATAATAATCAAGTCACCGTAAATGGTGAAACGATCGAATTGTTAGTCCCCCCCCAATTGGTTAATAATCATACTTTTGTACCCTTAAAATTTGTAGGAGAATCAACAGGGGCAAGTGTACAATGGAATGGTGAAACGAATGCAATATCCATTGATAGCCCTGATTCACAGGGAAATGAACAATCAGAATCAGCGACAGACTCTGATTATGTTGCTACAGTAAATGGTGAAAAAGTAGATAAGGACAAGCTATTTGATTTAATGCTTCAACAACTAGGGGAAGAAACTACTGACGCTTTGATTCAACAGTTAATTGTTCAAACTTTAGTGTCTCAAGAATTAGCAAAAGAAGGGTTAAGTGTGACAAATGAAGAATTAGCGAACCGCGTGGTTAAAGAAATCGAACAATTTAAAACTTCATTTGGTTCTGAAGAAGAGTTTGAAGCTTATTTACTTCAATACGGAATGTCTATGGAAGATTATCAGGAATTTGTAGAAGAAATGATCCCATTCCAACTTCAGGTTGAAAAATTATTTGAATCAAAAATTAATATAACAGATGAAGAAATTGCAACTTATTATGAAGAAAATTTATCGTTCTATACAGAAGAAGAGCAAGTAAAAGCATCTCATATCTTAGTGGAAACGAAAGAAGAAGCTGAAGCTATTATGCAACAAATTAATGATGGCGCAAATTTTGCAGAGCTAGCTATAGAACATTCAACTGATCCAGGAAGTGGTGCAAATGGAGGAGATTTAGGTTTCTTTGGACGAGGTATGATGGTACCTGAATTTGAGGAAGCAGCTTTTAATTTATCCTTTGATGAAGTTAGTGAAATCGTACAAAGTCAATTTGGATTCCATATCATTAAAGTAACGGATAAAAAAGAAGCTAACACACCTACTCTTGAGGAAAAACAAGAAGAAATCAAAGAAGAGTTAATGAAAGTAGAAATTAGTAAACAGTACCAATTATGGATTGAAGAAGCTAGAACAGGATCAGAAATTGAAGTTTTGATTAACTAG
- a CDS encoding N-acetylmuramoyl-L-alanine amidase: protein MPNELFKIAIDAGHGPETQGKRSPDESLKEFEFNRVVAGYAQERLLKFQGVETIFTHTDDRDVPLMERTNAANDWQADLFVSIHANAYQDDWNEATGIETFVYKSLPTQAVKLATRVQNQLLQLTGRRDRGVKGANFHVLRETEMTAILVECEFMTNVQSCELLKSDGYRQLCAEGIVNGIVEMYGLELKEKSSFTDVSVQHWSYAEIQEVADLGIMNGYTDETFKPSHALTRAEMAVTASRIIHHVKESIRQNTTIP from the coding sequence ATGCCAAATGAATTATTTAAAATTGCAATTGATGCAGGTCATGGCCCAGAAACACAGGGGAAACGTTCTCCGGATGAAAGTTTAAAAGAATTCGAATTTAATCGTGTGGTTGCGGGTTATGCTCAAGAAAGGTTGCTTAAATTTCAGGGAGTAGAAACGATCTTCACACATACAGATGACCGAGATGTTCCATTAATGGAACGAACAAATGCAGCAAACGATTGGCAAGCAGACTTGTTTGTATCCATCCATGCTAACGCTTATCAGGATGATTGGAATGAAGCAACTGGGATTGAAACATTTGTTTATAAATCTCTTCCAACACAAGCTGTTAAACTTGCTACTCGTGTTCAAAATCAGTTACTTCAATTAACTGGGAGAAGAGATCGCGGAGTGAAAGGAGCAAACTTTCATGTATTACGTGAGACGGAGATGACGGCCATCTTGGTTGAGTGCGAGTTTATGACAAACGTACAATCTTGTGAGTTGTTAAAGTCTGATGGGTACCGACAATTGTGTGCTGAGGGAATTGTAAACGGAATTGTAGAGATGTATGGTCTGGAGTTAAAAGAAAAGAGTAGCTTTACGGATGTGAGTGTACAGCATTGGAGTTACGCAGAGATTCAAGAAGTAGCTGATCTAGGGATTATGAACGGGTATACCGATGAAACATTTAAACCGTCACATGCACTGACTCGAGCAGAGATGGCAGTCACTGCATCCAGAATCATTCACCATGTCAAAGAGTCTATAAGACAAAATACAACCATTCCTTAA
- a CDS encoding BhlA/UviB family holin-like peptide codes for MEKELMTLFMTQGPFAVLFVWLLYTTKKEGKERENRLHALLNKFSEKYDLIIDKIDKLENKMKG; via the coding sequence ATGGAAAAAGAATTAATGACACTTTTTATGACACAAGGACCGTTTGCAGTCCTCTTTGTTTGGCTTTTATATACTACAAAAAAAGAGGGTAAAGAACGAGAGAATCGACTTCATGCTCTACTTAATAAGTTTTCAGAAAAGTATGATTTAATTATAGATAAAATCGATAAACTTGAAAATAAGATGAAAGGCTAG
- a CDS encoding WD40 repeat domain-containing protein — protein sequence MPELTPNLEIKKPLGNENVSRHSFNENWDIIDEQVARKDDFQTHASSTTTHITEAERSTWNAKEITTGAQTKADTAEENARMYTDAQISAIQLTANNITIDDVNGHFNSVEVEGALSELFQSVSDGKEAVATAITNVDNTKDSSGSDTFSELADDIKTIKKSVAVHLEEQLSILKFDSLIWSYDGHTDRVRGINVDTNGYVYSSGYDQTLHKLSPDGSHIWTYSGHTDIVKAIAIDDDGYVYSGGFDNTLHKISPSGSQIWTYTEYTGDVDCIEFDQEGYIYTGSSDATIRKITPSGSQVWSYSQDLNKVKSLALDADGYIYAGDWNQKVQKISPNATQIWVYTEHTNPVYGIDVDQEGYVYSGSWDNTVHKITPNGAKVWSWGGEETNGNIDNITVDQDGYIYATGFGLETAPTELVHKITPNGTKLWSYTGHTEAVWAIAVDADGFVYTGSDDLTVHKISGMYRVSI from the coding sequence ATGCCAGAATTAACACCCAATCTAGAAATCAAGAAGCCTTTGGGAAACGAAAATGTCTCACGTCATTCATTTAATGAGAACTGGGATATTATCGATGAACAAGTTGCAAGGAAAGATGATTTTCAAACTCATGCTTCAAGTACAACAACACACATTACAGAAGCGGAGAGGAGCACGTGGAATGCTAAAGAAATAACAACAGGTGCACAAACAAAAGCGGATACAGCAGAAGAAAATGCGAGAATGTATACGGACGCTCAAATATCAGCTATACAACTTACAGCCAATAACATCACAATTGATGATGTAAATGGACATTTCAATTCAGTAGAAGTAGAAGGAGCTTTGTCCGAACTTTTTCAATCTGTCAGTGATGGGAAAGAAGCGGTCGCTACTGCCATAACTAACGTAGATAACACGAAAGATTCCAGTGGTAGTGATACTTTTTCTGAGTTAGCCGATGATATTAAAACGATCAAGAAATCAGTTGCCGTTCATCTCGAAGAACAATTATCTATTTTAAAGTTCGATAGTCTTATCTGGTCTTATGATGGACATACGGATAGAGTACGGGGTATAAATGTTGATACGAATGGATATGTCTACTCAAGTGGTTATGATCAAACGTTACACAAACTTTCACCTGATGGTAGTCATATATGGACATATTCCGGTCACACTGACATTGTTAAGGCGATCGCTATTGATGATGATGGATATGTATATTCAGGAGGCTTTGATAATACCCTGCATAAGATTTCACCAAGTGGAAGTCAAATATGGACTTATACAGAATATACAGGGGATGTAGATTGTATTGAATTTGATCAAGAAGGTTATATTTATACGGGGAGTTCAGATGCTACCATACGCAAAATTACACCGAGTGGAAGTCAGGTATGGTCTTACTCGCAAGATTTAAATAAAGTAAAAAGTCTTGCATTAGATGCTGATGGATACATTTATGCCGGGGATTGGAATCAAAAGGTACAGAAGATTTCACCCAATGCAACCCAGATTTGGGTGTATACAGAGCATACGAATCCGGTTTATGGTATCGATGTGGATCAAGAAGGTTATGTTTATAGTGGGAGTTGGGATAATACTGTTCATAAGATTACCCCAAATGGAGCGAAAGTATGGTCTTGGGGAGGAGAAGAAACCAATGGAAACATAGATAATATAACAGTAGATCAGGATGGGTATATTTATGCTACTGGGTTCGGTTTAGAGACAGCCCCTACAGAGTTGGTTCATAAGATTACACCAAATGGAACGAAGTTATGGTCCTACACAGGCCATACAGAAGCGGTCTGGGCGATTGCTGTGGATGCAGATGGTTTTGTTTACACCGGAAGTGATGATCTCACGGTTCATAAGATATCAGGAATGTATCGCGTTTCGATATAA
- a CDS encoding DUF2577 domain-containing protein — MFRIFGFNKEVDIELATIKSTDPLKIQVDNMKIILEEEDLIVAEPLLEHKRILRIESQEMTLDTDVTSHDIVSTSPHGPCETTFTKLALDAKVTGESVEVTIESPLEVGDRVIVASISNNQKYIVLDKAAV, encoded by the coding sequence ATGTTCAGAATATTCGGATTTAACAAAGAGGTTGACATTGAACTAGCAACAATTAAATCTACCGATCCTTTAAAAATTCAGGTTGATAATATGAAAATTATCCTTGAAGAAGAAGATTTAATTGTAGCTGAACCCTTGCTTGAACATAAAAGAATATTACGAATAGAAAGTCAAGAAATGACTTTAGATACAGACGTAACAAGCCACGATATTGTAAGTACGAGCCCACATGGACCATGTGAAACTACTTTCACCAAATTAGCATTAGATGCAAAAGTAACTGGTGAATCTGTGGAGGTCACGATTGAATCACCTCTTGAAGTAGGAGATCGAGTCATTGTTGCCTCGATTAGTAATAATCAAAAATACATTGTGCTGGATAAAGCAGCTGTATAA
- a CDS encoding YmfQ family protein, producing MEVDRDIEQQMLDYLPKYYQESVIGTNVTLLEAGEIEGLNEEINEVLQQFFIETATWGLDHWERICGLVTDQSKSYEERRSVVKSKLRGIGTVTVRLIKEVAESYGHGEVAVEEVPQDYRIVITFIGELGIPSNLEDIQQALAEIIPAHLGIEYIFTYMTWDDLDIYMLTWNELDSKNSTWGQFETYRE from the coding sequence GTGGAAGTTGATAGAGATATAGAGCAACAGATGCTAGATTATTTACCCAAATACTATCAAGAATCTGTGATAGGGACAAATGTGACTCTACTTGAAGCTGGAGAAATAGAGGGGTTAAACGAAGAGATTAATGAAGTTCTTCAACAATTCTTTATTGAGACAGCAACATGGGGATTAGATCATTGGGAGCGTATATGTGGCTTAGTGACAGATCAATCTAAATCATACGAAGAGCGTCGATCCGTCGTTAAATCTAAATTACGTGGCATCGGAACCGTTACTGTAAGATTAATAAAAGAAGTAGCAGAATCATATGGACATGGAGAAGTAGCCGTAGAAGAAGTACCTCAAGATTATAGAATTGTCATCACATTTATTGGAGAATTGGGCATACCATCGAACTTGGAAGATATTCAACAAGCATTAGCAGAGATCATCCCTGCTCATCTTGGTATTGAATATATCTTTACCTATATGACTTGGGACGATTTAGACATATACATGCTAACTTGGAACGAGTTAGATAGCAAAAATAGTACATGGGGTCAGTTTGAAACCTATAGAGAATAG